Below is a genomic region from Candidatus Binatia bacterium.
ACCGAGCTCTCGCGCCGTTCGACCGGGCGGACGTTCTACGTGCTCGACGAGCCGACGACCGGTCTGCACTTCGCGGATATCCACAAGCTGCTCGACGTGCTCGAGCGGCTCGTCGAGCTCGGCAACACCGTGCTCGTTATCGAGCACAATCTCGACGTGATCAAGACCGCCGATTATCTCATCGATCTCGGCCCGGAGGGCGGCGATCGCGGCGGAACCGTTATCGCGACGGGCACGCCCGAAGACGTGGCGCGCAGCAAGCGGTCGTATACGGGGCAGTATCTCGTTCCGGTTCTGCGCGACGAGCGCGCCGTCGGCCACCATCGCCCCGACGACGCCGAACTCGAGCGGCTCGAGCGCGAGAACCTCTTGTCCCTGCACGATCTCGCGGAGACCGGACGGGTTCCCGTCGAAGCCTAGGGCCGCTTGTGGCGAACTTCTCGATCGTCATGCTCGTCTGCTCCGATATCTCGCGCTCGCGCGATTTCTATCGCGACGTGCTCGGCCTGCCGGTGCGGCAGGATCTGCCGAAGCGACCGGTGCGCTTCGAGCTCGGCGGCGGCGCCGTGCTGAGCCTCCATCGGAAGAGCGACGTGCTCGCCGTGCGTCCCGGGTCGCTGCAGCTCGGCTTCACCGTAGACGACGTGGATGCGTTCGTGGCGGATTGCGTCGAGCGAGGGATTCCGATCTTTCAGGATCCCTACGACGAGCCGTTCGGACGCATCGCGATCGTCGGCGACCCCGACGGCTATCCGATCCAAGTCTGCACGCTGCGGCCGCGATGACCCCGCGCAAGGCGCTCGCGCGTGCCGAGTCGCTGCGCGAACAGATCGACGAAGCGAACTACCGGTACTACGCACTCGACGATCCGGAGATCACCGACGCGGAGTTCGACGCGCTGCTCCGCGAGCTGATCGAGATCGAGAACGAGCACCCCGACCTGCGCACGCCCGATTCGCCGACGCAGCGCGTCGGTGCGGCGGCTTCCGAGCGCTTCGCGCCCTTCCGGCACGCCCGTCCGATGCTCAGCCTCGCCAATGCCGTGACCGCCGACGAGTTGCGCGCGTTCGACGAGCGCGCCCGCAAGGCGGCAGGCGGCGACGTCGCCTACGTCTGCGAGTTGAAGATCGACGGCCTCGCGATCGCGCTCGACTATCGCGACGGGTCGCTCGCGCGCGGCGGCACCCGTGGCGACGGCTCGGTCGGGGAGGACGTGACCGCGAACCTGCGCACGGTTAAAACAATTCCGCTCCGGCTTCGCCGCTCGGCGGCGTCGAAGAACGAGCCTGCGTTCGTCGAGGCGCGCGGCGAGGTCTATCTGCGGAAGAGCGAGTTCGACCGGCTCAACGTCGCGCGCGAGCGCGACGGCTTGCCGGCCTTCGCCAACCCGCGCAATGCCGCGTCGGGCGGCGTGCGCCAACTCGATCCCACGCTCACCGCGCAGCGCCGCCTCTCGTTCTTCGCCTATCAACTCGTCTCCAACGACGGCCTAACAACGCAATGGGAGTC
It encodes:
- a CDS encoding VOC family protein, whose protein sequence is MANFSIVMLVCSDISRSRDFYRDVLGLPVRQDLPKRPVRFELGGGAVLSLHRKSDVLAVRPGSLQLGFTVDDVDAFVADCVERGIPIFQDPYDEPFGRIAIVGDPDGYPIQVCTLRPR